TTGGCATGGGCGGGCTCCCTCTGCTTAGTCACAGCCATGAAAGACGGCCTTGGCGGCTTGGCATCCGAACTGAAACGCGGCCTGCGGGTTTTTGGCGTGATCAGCCTGGTCTGCCTGTTCGCCGCGGCCCCGGCGGTCGCGGTGGCGGAAGAGGAGGATGACGAACCGCTCATCGAGCTGCCCGCATCCGACGAGAAGCTGGCCGCCCGCATCAACGCCGCTCAGCTCACGCCCGCGGCCCTGCCCGGCGTGTTCGCGGGCATCGCCACCGCCGTGGACGAGGCCATGGAGCCGGAGACGCGCCAGGAGGCGGCGCGCCTCATCGCCGCCTATCGCAACCAACCCGGCGCCCTGGCCAACGCCGCGGCCATCGCGTGGGTGCAGGGCTTTCCCGAGCAGGCGCTGCGCCTCGCCGCCGAGGCCGCCCGCCTCGCGCCCGCCGACGCCAACGCCGTCAACACGCTGGCGGCGCTCCTCGTGCATGCCGGCTACGAACCCAAGGCCATCCCGATCCTCCGGCATCTGGCCCAGAAATATCCCCACGACACCTCCATCCAGAGCAATCTCGCCGTGGCGTGGCTCAATCTCGGCGAGGTCGGCGAATGCCGGAAGATTGTCCTTCCTCTGCTCGCGCGGGCGCCGGGCCACGGCGTGGCGAATCTTTGTGCGGGCCTGATTGCCGAGAGCGAGGGCCGGCATCCGGAGGCGAACGCGCACTTCCAGCGCGCGGCCGCCAGCAACAGCTCGCCGCTCGCCCGCGAGGTGCTGCGCCGGCGCAAACAGCCCCATCGAGCGCCGCCCGGGTTCATGGGCCTGCTGCCGAAGAAGGAATATTTCAGTCCGAGCGCCTTCGCCCCGGTGAAAGCCCAGCGCTCGCTCGGGGAATACGCGGTCAAAAAGGCCGAGAAGGCGGCCTACGATGCGGAGCTGCGAAAGCAGGTGGCCGTGCAAGCCCGGATCATCCAGGAGGAGACCGGCAAGGTCATGCAGGACGCCATGCACGGACGGGTGAACTTCGGCGGCCCCTACACCAAGCTCGACTGGAAGAATCACCTCCGGTCTCTGACCCAAAGCCACGAGAGCCGTCTCAAGGTTGCCCAAGAGCGTCTCATGGCGCGTATGCGTGCGATCAGCGAGCTGCGCCTTGCCTATGAGCGCACCCCGACGCCCGGTGCGCCCGAGGATCCGGTGCCGTTCTGTGTTCGCCGGCGGCCCATCGCCCAGGCTGCGCTGACAAAGATGAGCGAGGAATATGACCAGCTCGTCGCCGAGACCCTCTACGTGATGCGCGATGCCACCAATGCGCGCCTCTCGGTCGAGCGGTTCATGCTGCCGCCCGCGGCCTATCGCGTGGCCTTTGCCGGCAACGTCTCCGCCTACCTGGAATATGTGCGCAAGCTCAACTCGGAGCTGCCGCTGGTGGAGGATCCCTGCGCCGGCCAGACCCCGGGTCGGTGGCCGGGTTATGAGCTGGTGCCTCCGGGCGAAGGCGAGTGCCCCTTCTCGCTCAAGGTCGATGCCATCGTCGCCGAGCTGCAGATGGACTGCCACAAGTTCAGCTTCACTTTCGAGGCCGGTCTCGCCTTCAGTGCGACCAAGGAGTTTGCCTCCGGCGAGACCACGCTTACGGCCGGGCTCGGGTTGGAGGCCGATCTGCATGACATCGGCAAGGCCGGCGGTTCCGCCCAGATGGTCATGGTGTGGGACCGCGAGAACGAGATCAGCTTCATCGGCGTCGAGTCCACCGCCGAGGCGAAGTTGTCCGGCATCCCCGGAATCGGCGGCAAGCTCGCGCAGGAGGTGCTGGGCGCGGAAGGTGAAAACCAGCCGGATTTCTCGAAAGATTTGGTCAACGTGAACTCCCGGATGCGGCTCGGCGTGGAAGTCGGTCCGCGGGGGATGGAGTCGCACCTCAGCGGCGAGGCCTCCGGCCAGTTGCTCGGCGCCGAGATTTTCAAGGCGGAGCTGCCCTGAGCGACGGCCTCGGAGGGTTAGGATGGCGCCGAAAATTCCGTGTAATCCGGCAGCGCCCTCCGGCGTCTTGTGCAAAATTGACCCTTCGCCCTTCCACCGGGCACCCCCGTAACCTCCGCCCACGCCGAATGAATTTTTCACTCCGTCCGTCTGTCTTGTCACTTGTTGCCATCGCGCTCGCCTTGCCGCCGGCCGCCGACTTGCTCGCGGCCGATGCACCCCGCCAGATCGCCTTTCCCAGTGCGGAGGGCTACGGGCGTTTCGCGCAGGGTGGGCGCGGCGGGCGCGTCATCGCCGTCACCAACCTCAACGACTCCGGCCCTGGCAGCCTGCGTGCCGCCGTCGAGGCCGAGGGGCCGCGCACGGTCGTGTTCGAGGTTTCCGGCCGCATCGAGCTCAAGTCCAAACTCGTCGTGCGTGCGGCCAACTCGCAGCTCACGATTGCCGGTCAGACCGCGCCCGGGCTCGGCATCTGCATCAGCAATTACAACTTCGGCGTCCTCGGCGCGCGCGACGTGATCATCCGTTACATTCGCGTGCGCCCCGGCAACACCTCGGGCACCACGCTCGACGGCATGGGCCTGGCTTCGGCGGACAATGCCATCATCGACCACTGTTCGATCAGCTGGACCCTCGACGAGGCCTTCAGTTCGCGCGGCGCGAAGAACATCACGCTCCAGCGCACGCTCATCTCCGAGGCGCTCAACGCCGCCGGCCACAAGAAATACCCGCCCGGCACCGAACACGGCTATGCGGCGAGCATCGGCGGCGACGTTGGCAGCTTTCACCACAACCTGCTCGCGCACTGCGCCGGCCGCAACTGGAGCCTGGCCGGCGGACTCGACAAGACCCAGGGCCACACCTACGCGGGCCGCCTCGATATCCGGAACAACTTGGTCTACAACTGGAAGTCCCGCACGACCGACGGCGGCGCGCACGAGGTGAACTTCGTGAACAATTACTACAAGCCCGGCCCCGCCACGAAATACTTCGTCGCGTTGAAGGCCCAATACGGCGGCTTCCCCGGCACCCAGCGGTATTTCGTCTCGGGCAACGTCATGCCCGGACACTTCGGCGTGGACGACCAGGAGAAGGCGCGCACCGCCACCACCGAGCGCGGTGGAAAACTGCCGACGGACTACAGCCCGTGGGTGGACGCGCCGTTCTTTGAATCGCACGTGCGCACGCAGACCGCCGAGCAGGCCTACGCCGACGTGCTCGCCAACGTGGGCTGCAACTTCCCCGCGCTCGATCCCCATGACCAGCGGATCCTCGCCGAAGTCCGCGCTGGCACCACGACCTACCGGGGCAGCACCACCGGTCTGCCCGGTCTGCCCGATTCGCAGGCGGATGTGGGCGGCTGGGACAACTACCCCGAGATTCATCGTCCCGCCGATTGGGACACCGACCGCGACGGCATGCCCGACACCTGGGAAAAGTCCCACGGCCTCGATCCCGCCAACCCGGCCGACGGCCCCGCCGACCGCAACGCCGACGGCTACACCAACCTCGAAGACTACCTCAACTCCCTCGTCGGCGAGTTCCCCCCGTAACAGCCGCCCAATCGTCCCCCCGCCGCAGTCCCCCGCCGGTCCGTCTGTCACACGCCCCAAAAAGAGCCAATTTTTAACCGACTCCCCCACGCGGCCCAATGTTCGTAATACGAACATTGGGCCGCGTACTATCCGGGCACGCCGACTGCGTCGGTCTCACTTTTCACGGGGAACAATCACCTGAATACAGGTCGATTGAGAATTATGTCCGCCGCGAATGTTCGTATTACGAACATTGGTATGAGTAGCTACATCTCACCCCACATGGCGGCCCTTCTCGGCCTGGCGGATATCATCGTCGTGATCAGTCGCGAAATGGAAAAGGATATGCACAGGCGGCGTGAGGCGCGGCGTCCGCGCCTCAAGCGTGGTGCGACGTTGCGGCCGAGCGACGATACGCCGCTGTGGAACGGGCTCGTTTCGCTGGTGGCGCCGCGTCTCGGGCGCCGGGGTGCCCGCGCCCTGTTGGCCCGCGAGCTCGGTCTGCATCGGGCTCGGGCCGGCGAGTATTTCAACCGCCGCAGCATGATGCCCGACGCCGAGCGCACGCTGCGCCTTCTGGTTTGGCTGAGCCGGCAGCCGCCCGACAGGCCCGAGGCCGTCTTCTAGCCGAATGTTCGTAATACGAACATTGGTTGGAACGGGCCGGCCGCGGGGGTCCGCGCAATGGGGCTGAATACACGGAATTCAGAAACTTCTAGGCGACGGGGAGGCCGAGAGTGCTACGCGTTTTCTTCGGCAGGCGGGAGACGACCAAATCGTAACTGTGCCGGATGCGGGCGTTGAGTTCCGGCTCGGGTAGCGCGGCGAGATCCTCAACCTTGGCCCACATGCGCTTCGCGCAGTAAGGGGCCTGGATGATGCCTTCGATCTGCGTGAGCTCGTCAAACTCCTCCGGTGTGCACTTGAAGATCACGCCGGCCACGGTGCCGCCGTCGAGCACGAGGATCAGGAACATCTTGCCAGCGACCTTGTGAACGAGGCACTCGCCCCACTGTTTGACGACCGTCGTGTGCGGAAGCGAGAGCGCGAAAGACTGAAGCCGGGCGAGCCGCATGCGAACAACGTGACCCGCCCGGAACCGGTTGGCCATCAAAAGCAGCCTTCTTCCCGCCGGCGATCTGGCTGGCACCAGGCACCTGGCCGTCCAAGTCGGCTGGCCCCCGACTCCCCGGCAAATGTTCGTATTACGAACATTCGCCTGATGCGGCACTGTGGGGATCCAGGACCAATGTTCGTAATACGAACATTGGGGCTGAGGGAAATGGGCGAGGGTTGGAAAGGGTGGGTGGGGCGGGGATGTGGGAAACGGAACGCTCGACGGTTTGGGTAGTCGGAGTAGGCTCAACCCATGAGAGGGCTGCCGCTTTCCGTCGTCCTGCTTGCCGGCCTGGTGCACGGTGCGGAGACATCATCGCCGGCCATGCGGGAGAAACTGCGCGCGCGGTTGGCCGAGACCGTTGCCCCGTTGGCGACGGTCCGGTCGGCGGAGCAGTCGCCGGAACCGGCGAGCGACGTGCTCGTGCTGGAGCCGTTTGTCGTCACGGAATCACGCGGCGTGCGCGAACTGGAGAAGGTCCTCGCCGATGACCGCCAACGCCAGGAGGCCGGGCGATTCACCGCCACCAAGGGCGGCACGATCTATCGCAGTGAACGGGTCGAGCTCGGCAGCTGGTGGTCGCCGCTCACGGGTTGGCAGCTGTTGAAGTTCAAGTGGTGACGCGTCCCATCACGCGGGCCGGATGCCGCCGGTTTCGCGAGGATCTGCATCGAGCTTGGTGGCGCCGTCCCGTAGGCCGCCACCTTCGCCCATGCACGCCATCAAGGCGGGGTGACGGCGGGGAATTGACTCGTCTCCCGCACTGGCGATAGCGTCGTGGCCAAGTGACCGAGGCCGAGGTTATCGATGTGATGCGCCGTTATCTTGAGGGACGATTCCCCAAGAAGTGCAACGTCTGTGATCGCACCTATGCGAATCTGAAAGACTACCTGCAGCGCACCACGCATGTCGGACAGCCACGGTCCTACGATATCGAGATGGGCACGGTGCCGCCGCAGCAACCGCTAGGCACCATGTCTTTCGCCAACTGCGCGTGTGGGAACACGCTGGTGATCGATTCCTCGGGCATGAGCCTTGCGACCCTCTGGCGGCTGATGGGCTGGCTGACGGCCGAGATGTGGCGGCGCCGGACCACCGCGCCGTTGATCCTCGCGGATCTGCGCCGCGCCATAGATCGGGCCACGCTGGAAGATACCGGCGCGCGCTGAGCCGCCCTTTCCACGGGGTGTGCTCCCGTCGCTCAGGCGGACCCGGCCGGCCGCGCGGAACCGGCCGCGAGGCGCAGGAGCAATCCGGCGGTGACGAACATGGCCACGAAAACTCCGTTCAAGCCGAACACCTTTTCCACCCCCGGGCTGAAGTCGGCGGGCCAGAAGATGACCGCGACCACCGGCACGAGGAAGTTCACGGCGGCGGTTGCGAACGCCGCCCGGGCCATCCCAGCCGGCTCGAAACGCGCGAGCACGACGCCCAGCAGGCCGGTCAGGATCACGGCAGCGTAGAGCGCATTGGCGGGATTTTCATCGCCGATGATCTGCACCGCCATCGTCACCCAGGTGATGAGGAAACCCGCGGCCACCGCCAGACCGACTCCCGCCCGGTAGGCGAGGTTGCCGGGTTTACGGGTGACCAGAAAACGAAAGACCAGGGTCGTGAGCGCGAGCACCACCCAGGCGACGACGAAGTCGGAGAAGGTCCAGTTCCAGCCGTCCACGGTGAGCTGGCCGATGAGCGGGATGAGCAGCAGGGCCAGCGGCACGAGGGCGACGATCAGATAGTCTTTGCGTTTCATGGGCGTGCAGGGTGCCGGAGCCGTGTGAAGGCTTGATGAAGGCAGCATGAAATGGCGACGAATTAACCCGGTCCGGGCCGGGAGCTAGTGCCGATCAGACGGCAACCCGACGGGGGCGCGCCGTTGGGCGGATTGAACCAAAGCCGGCCGCACGGGTCGGAAACGGCTATGAGGCTTTCACCCCCTGCTTGGTTTTCGTCCGTTCGCCGGCTCGCGGTCGGACTTCTCCTTTGGTCGGCGGCCGGAGTTTCCGGCGGGGCGCAGGATTCTTTTGCGCGCGAGACTCAGCCGGCCGGCACCGACCGGCCGGTGCGACTGCTGCGATCCGACCTGGCCGCCCTTTCGGTCGAGGACGAAGCCCGCGATGCGCGGGAGATCGCCGACCGCATCAACGAGGCGCTGTCCGTCCGTCGCGAAGTGATCCTCACCCTGCTCAACGACACCGCGGTGAACGTGAGCGGGCGCGTGACG
This DNA window, taken from Oleiharenicola lentus, encodes the following:
- a CDS encoding pectate lyase family protein, yielding MSLVAIALALPPAADLLAADAPRQIAFPSAEGYGRFAQGGRGGRVIAVTNLNDSGPGSLRAAVEAEGPRTVVFEVSGRIELKSKLVVRAANSQLTIAGQTAPGLGICISNYNFGVLGARDVIIRYIRVRPGNTSGTTLDGMGLASADNAIIDHCSISWTLDEAFSSRGAKNITLQRTLISEALNAAGHKKYPPGTEHGYAASIGGDVGSFHHNLLAHCAGRNWSLAGGLDKTQGHTYAGRLDIRNNLVYNWKSRTTDGGAHEVNFVNNYYKPGPATKYFVALKAQYGGFPGTQRYFVSGNVMPGHFGVDDQEKARTATTERGGKLPTDYSPWVDAPFFESHVRTQTAEQAYADVLANVGCNFPALDPHDQRILAEVRAGTTTYRGSTTGLPGLPDSQADVGGWDNYPEIHRPADWDTDRDGMPDTWEKSHGLDPANPADGPADRNADGYTNLEDYLNSLVGEFPP
- a CDS encoding MmcQ/YjbR family DNA-binding protein, coding for MRLARLQSFALSLPHTTVVKQWGECLVHKVAGKMFLILVLDGGTVAGVIFKCTPEEFDELTQIEGIIQAPYCAKRMWAKVEDLAALPEPELNARIRHSYDLVVSRLPKKTRSTLGLPVA